The Musa acuminata AAA Group cultivar baxijiao chromosome BXJ3-6, Cavendish_Baxijiao_AAA, whole genome shotgun sequence region TTGGTTGCCAACAAACAGGCCGGAGCTAGATAGAAGGAACTTTAATCTGGATTGACACTGTTGGGttcttttagtttagaactaCTTATCGTTCTCTTTTTGCTGGAACCGTGCAAGGTTGATTGTTTAAATTCCTTTGGATAACTTGTGTTCTTAATTTCCATCAGATGGTAGCTCTTACTTTGATCAGATGGCCTTGTGTGTGTGTTGGTTCAGATTTCAGAAAGAAAAGAGTGAGGCAGTGATTGGTTCTGGCCGTAGGCCACCCTCGTTTGCTGTATTCTGGTGATCATCTCCATCAGAGATTCATTtgtacaaaacaaaaaaaaagacataCAAAAAATTGATACAATAAAAAAAAGGTTCATTTCTACTATTCCAAATCCTACATAGCATGTGTAAGACATCACACAACTAGCTACCAAGTTCAATAGCAGCCACTTCGTTTGCTCAATTCGGGCATGTACTCGAAGTATGCTCACAGCTAATTTACTCCTAAAATGAAGATCAGGGAAATGAAGGTGACCAATCAAGGGATGCCGCATGTTGTGTCTAAAACCTttgccttttgctttaatttacaaTCGAGTAGACCTCCCTACTTACAAACTAAAATCATTGCAAAGTAGATGCAAAATTACTcgaaagaaaagaataaaaatcTATAACAGAACAACAGAGACTTGGGTAATGAATACAAGCATAAAGGGGCGGAGCATTCCCGAGCTTCAGGAAACGGCAGATGACGAAAGAGCCCTTGCGAGGGTTTGCTACTGACCGAGCTTCCTCCACAGTGAGCCTTTCAGGACAGCAAGACACTTTGACTTTACCGAAGACAAATCCTGCCTTTTGGAGGATTGCCGTCCACTAGTGAATTTTGGTATATTTCTTTGCCCTTATTGAAACCAACCCATCTCGACTCCTCAAACAATTGGCTTGTAAAAGGTTACAAGTTAAAACCAAAGCCACACAGTAAACACCGGCGAATTAAGCTTAAGGTCCATTCGGTTAAACTTTACTAGGACAATGAGCAATCAGGTAAAGATAAACTCATGCTACTAAAATACCTAATGTCCTTGCTAGTGTTTGTGTGTGCCGCTTACTGTCCTACAAGTAGTCTTTTCCTATTTGAGGTCCACTGGCCAACTTCATACCAATTTGTGATGATTTGATGTCCTCGTTGACTCGATTAATAATACTAAATGTTCCCAATAACATGATCCAACATGACTAATCCAAGTTCTGAGTAACAGCATCTAGCCAAACATCTCAACCCAAACCaatgatataatattataaaagagCCAGATGACCAAGATGATGTAGAATAACTGAGCTAGAATGCAAGTTTGGTCAAGATAGGCTGCAACATGATGGACGGCCAGGACAAATAGACTGTGCTATAATAGGAAGCATAATATCAATTGAGAAAGCCAAATGATTCGTCCCACATTGCTTAGTGATAATAGGGTATTGCATATATTAGAGTGGCCCGTAACTTCAACAACTTAAGCTTTGAATTGTAATGATGGCTAACTAACTGCCATGTAGATGTTAAGACAAACCATCGGTTGATAGCAAACTCTACCCCTACAATACCTACCTCACTCATGAAGAACATATTTCAATGTGGTTTGCAATATCATATGCAGTATGCTTAGGTGAAATATAGACGTTTTTGGCTGTTAAACAATAAAATGTTTAAAAGCCATGAAAAACAGCAGCTGTACTGATGGAATATGATATGACTATTTTACCTCCTTGGCTTCCTTTCTTTGTATGCCCTCCCGCAATGCAACAAGTTTCTCAACAACTTCAGGCTGCAGAAAGATTACCAGCATATAAGTAAAATTGATACCTCGTTATGGAGGGCATAATTGAACCTTAATAACTCCCAACAACACTATAAACAACCTGTAAAGTGACCATGAAAATTGCCTATACAGTAATAGCAACATGATTTATAAATGATTTGTTGAGAGAAATAACTACTGGGCAATCTGCTTGATGTTCAAGAATGTTTGTGTAAATAAGGGTAAAACTGTCCAAGCACTCAGCTGAACCAAGCTCCCTTAGGTCACTCAGAATCCTGACTCTGTTTTCAACTTTCTGCAACAAAACTAAAAGAACACTTAAGATGATAGGACGGGAACGTATGCACACATAGAGAGGCAATTTATGATAAAATAAGATAACAGAAATAATAactatacatcatagtttaatctGCTACATGCATACATCGAAATATTCTACACAAATAAGCATTTTAAAATGGAAAAAATGTAAAAGAGACAAACTTCTACAAGGATACGTAATTAGAAGAGGAAATTAAAAGGATAAAGTTACTCACTCTTAAACTAAGGTGCTCCCTGAAAAAATCCAATAGTACCTCTTCATCTAGTCTCATCCTCTCAATAGTTTCTTCCCTAATACAGTTTCTCTACACAGGAAAGACACATGGCACAGTACATTTAGCCTCATACGCAACAAGCTATCTTACTGGAGAACATTGGTGCAGACCTGTGTAAGCAGATGATCAACATAAACCACTATTGTTTCTTCCAGGCAAGATTCAACAAATCTCCTGAATGATCTGTCTTCAATATACCTAAAGAAAAGACAAGTTTAGTCTTAAAGAACAGTCAACACAAGTACATTCTAATATCCTGTCAAATGTCAAATATAAACAGTTTATTTCTTGAAAAAGATGCTGCAATATTTTTGTGAGAGAAAAAGGAAGCAAAGCAAATGCCTGCTAGCTACATAATGGCTGCATGGGTGTTGTGTGATAAAATCCCTCTGCATTGACAGTCCTGCACTTAGGAAACAGTGACCAATAGCATCTAAGCAAAAAAGACTGACAAATTTTGTCCTGATGTGTTTTGATAATCACAGAAAGCGGAAAGATGGTTTACAAGGCAAACTAATTAGCATCAagtaaaattatactaaaattatTTTCTCACAATGAAGATCATGTGTATATGGTTATTCAATGAAGTTGAACatgtaaatttaaattaatagtcAATTGACTTAGTATATATGTGCATAATAAGATCAGGAAAAGATTGGTTAAAGTAGATTATTCATGAAACAATATTAATAAGACAAAATGTGAAAGAAGTACATTGGGATACACTTAAATCCATGTTTACTGCAAAAGCAACTTAGAAAAATATTCAAGAACAAGGAAATTATAATTCCGCAATGTACATTACCGCAATAATCAGAAAAATAGAAAATACATACATTTTGATGTCTCTGAAATAATCACCAAATGTCGCAATCAAATACTCGGTTCCCAGGCCCTCATACCAATCTGGAACCAACAAAATTGCAATAAGCACATCAATGGAGCAGAAGTAAGAGTCTTCACTAAAATATCAAAAAGATGATACAGAAATAGGCTCATAAAGTTTGTTGAAGATTATAAAGATGTTTCCTTAAgtatcagagcaggcaagcaattcgagcaagcaacgAAGAAACTTCACAATTTGCCATAGCAAAGCATCATGGTGAATCgaacaagacggggcaagccagacCATTGCCTTGGCCAcaagtgggctgcaagtgcaaactcgctctcatgctattggagTCGCTTTGGAGGAGCGTGGcaatgaacatgatgagcgagaagttggctactctctgcgagcggaggaggcgtaatctgaagcgccaaccaagaaaaaaagccataaggagagactcacagcgacggaaacccgcttggatgttcttaaagcaagcttggaggaactctaccaaggccaacgaaAGCTTCTtgaggtagagagctcgcaagaagaagttgaatctcgaatcgacaaggttgaggcccaagTCGATCGACTAACGGACAATACCAAAGACTCCGTTCAACATTTGCATAAagtcgtggcggaactcacttctaaAGTGACAACACTCACAATggtactaaatgcgggaggaagcaacacccacgttgcgccgccacaaaacttAAGGACACCTGAGCCTCATTACTATGGAGGTGCTAGGGACGCAAAGGAGCTcaagaatttcttgtttgacatggaacaatactttttcTTCCTGTTGCATATAAAGAGAGCATTGGTTAACATGATAAATACCTCTTCTCTtcgtattgtctattgtaggtagtttatcaagaagggcctgccatgtgcatagggaatgtctctgtgatcccggtcgatcccatgtccaactgcttgggatccacttgttgtTCCTCTGCCTGATTTGATTCTATACTGATgtagcactaaatttgccattgtcatgaggccaaataagtatatctaaagagttgttcctgattggaatagctgtaatagtcagccaaagtgataacatttcaggagaaatcggattagggagacactaggtaccgttagtaATGAAATATACTCATTACtggataattgaaatatactctttggGAGCCTCAaggtcttttcatattctgtcaccatataattgaaatatactcttcccattaacccaaggatcataccacatattagtactggaTCCGGAAGAGAttacataggaaatgtgtttttctCTTAAACTCGGTATCTCTCAGATGCTTCTTTGAGTGGTGAGTATTTTATTTTcaattctgtatccttgtttatcatccttgaggtggtgaattttctgtatccctttgtgattttaaactcggTGGTGAGTTATTTATCGATTTTAGtaaagttttatcgtgagttcaTTCTTTTTCAATCCGAAGAACTTATTCCAGCAATTACAACTGTACTACCAGctttctttcaaaatccattccATATTACCCCGGTATCAAACTGGTTGACTAATTTTTTTCAAATCAGTTCCATGGAATCTAATTGGTTTCAATACATTTGATATCGGGGAgggtaaaatgcagaatggatttaaaaaaaaatcaatggaaTAGTTTTTCAGGTAGAAAATGTCACAATAGACAAGGAACGAACTTTTGAAGAAAAGTCGCAGTACAGTTGTATTTATTGGAATaagtgttttgaatagaaaaggcacgaactcatgataaaacttaaataagatcgaaaaatagttcaccaccaagttaaaatcacaaagggatacagaaattcaCCATCCCAAATattataaacgaggatacagaacataaatcaaaagactcaccgctcaaggacgcatccaagagatacagagtttaagggagttctccaagagagcttctgccaagatatcatcagtttctaaagttctttctaagtcctaaacaccaaaataaatattagtgcatgaaataacccttcatgcatagggaatttcgaaattaagtgtttacagctgctaaccaactcatttaatgcattccttggttatgaagaaatgttcacaactgctaaccaactcctttaatgcattcctttgtcatgaagaaaagcataaTGAAACAGCTTTCACTTTATGCAGAGAATATACTGATGAACTATCATATTTGAatgggctgagttgaagattatgaggcattaTTGTTGACTGAAAAAAATACTATATCATAATTaaggttcatatgatcagattatagtaaattagacactcccgtatcAACATTCCTCCATCTACAACAATTCCAAAAACTTTAACTCAAGAaagccccaacaactcaagaactATAgacaagatttcaagttatacagCATGCTCCCATGGCAATGAGCAGGCACAATAAGGGAAGTCCCCGTGCAAATCAAAAGAATTTAAATGCCAGAAAAGTGATGTACTGAATTGCCCATGTATGGAGCTGTTCTAATTGCTGCAACCATCCCAGCTTGTTGTCCGTTAGCACATCTATCACCTTGAACCTTTCTTTAAAGGTTTAGTTATTGGCCAGTGAATAACACTTAAGTTTAATTGGAATCTCAGGCTTTACATTAGAAGCATTGCAATTGACCCATCAACCTCAATGAAGTCAACCAACAGGCACAGCAAAATGGTGGCTTTAAAAGGCCCAAACATATTATAAGTTTCTATTAGTTAACATAATTTCGTTCAAGTCATTTCTTCGAAGGACTAATTTATCTTCTGTTTGGGGCCAAAGTTATCAGTCTTAAGCACTCGGCCAGATTTCTGGTATGGTTGGCCACTAAAGAAACGATAGAGTCATCTTTTGAATACTCCACCTGAATTCGAAGTCTGAATAAATGAGCCACCTATATTGAGAGGATGAGATTCAACAGGACCTTTTCGAAAACTTCAACACAATCTAGAAACAAACTGGGTGGTTCTTGTcttcaaataaaagaaaatattaatgGATAAATTTTTTTCTCAACAAAAATAAGTAAAAGACATTATTTACCTATCATTTGCCATTTGCTTGACTACAGTCCTTGAAACTGCAGAATAGAATAGGCCCAGTTACACAAGGCTGATCATATTCTATAATAAAATTGTAACATAGCCAGGCTCTATTCCTGAATTTCTGTACAGGCTGAGATTTCTTAATAATCCACAAAATTGTTTATGTGGTTCTTTTCCGATTCTCTTTGTTAATTCAATCCTCGTTTCACCAATAAGAATTTGGCAAGAACCTCAGGTTTTCTCTCATTTTTACAATTTTGTCAATctttaaaacatgatcttttagtaaaaattattttttgagctTCCTCACACCACCACCAACTCTCTCTTAAAGTTATATCTCTTCCCTTAGTTTCATCAAGAATCTCATTTGTTAAAATCCTAATCTTATTAGCCATCATagtctaaataatattaatattatcctcatcTAAGTTTAAAGTCGCATCTCTTTCCATCCTATTCTTAAAAGTGTTTATGTTatcttcttaaaaattacatcatCTAGTCCTAGTGAATTTTTctactatctttttcttctttcattttctatcataaatatcTAATACCATCAATCTATGTTGATTCGTCAAACTTTCACCATGTATAGCTTTACAATTCTTACAAAGAACTTTATCTATTTtctaatgataaaaatatatatttgactACAATCGTGACTACTTTTATAAGTAATTAAATGTTCATATCTCTTCTTAAAGTGAGTATTTACAATTATAAAATCATACGAAGTTGCAAGATCTAAAATTATATCATCATCTTCATTTCTCTCTCTATAACCAAAGCCCCCATGCACCCCTTTCTATTCATTATATGTTTTCCCTATATGATCATTCAAATCTCCTTCAATTATAAGGTTTTTGGTTATAGGCATTCCTTGAATGATATCATTTAAGCTTTCCCAAAATTCTCTTTTGTTTTGATCATCCAATCCAGCTTGAGAGGCAAAAGCACTAATGACATTAAAAATATCTtgtcatttcacaaattttagaactataattCTATCTCCAAATCTTTTTATATGTACAACATTGTTCTTAAGATCCTTATCAACAAGTCCTACATCATTTCCATGTTTAACTTTTTCAGTATACCAAATTTTAAATCTGGTACTGTCAATCTCTCTAAGATTTTCCCTTACCCACTTAGTTTCTtgtaatatttattcttcttctaaTTACAGTGTCTGCCAATTCTAATCTATTCCCTGAAAGTGTTCCTAAATCCCAAGTTGCTAATCTAACCCTTTATTCTTAAACTAACTTCTTTACTCTCATTGGTCCAAAACAATGAGAATGCTTGACCATTTAGCACCACATACAGGCATTGATGTGATGGGCTGCTCAGGGCGACCTCCTAGATCACTGTTTACAATTTAGGACACCTAGGTGGTGAAGGTGCCTCATgtcattattgaatctcagattttgatgatgaaaccaattaataagtgtttatgatttaatctgtattttgagtaatgcaggatgcttcgatcagggagagacaattaaagcaggaagaattatattgggccggagaaaaacgtgtcagaagattggacgtcggaccggaggatcgatcgacatatcgagaaaaggcttcgggccatggattcgggcatcgggccaagaagagcggatattgcgccaaggatatcggagttgcagaggtcaagtggccgattgggtaataggccgcaagaaaggacgatgcatcgaagaatcggacgaagcgtcgatggaccaatgacatgctggacaatatgattcatgcttagtaataattgtctagatcgaagtgtatttttgtgtgtgtagaattaactacgatagcaagacataaagcaaaatgaagtcccggagtcaagaacgtgattttgttgggagttcgaaagttcatcggaagtccggacgttcgtcggaagttctgccggaaccaattgagaagtccaggagcttgcaaaagaagcttgtcggaactcaccaagaagatcgtcatgaagtccaagagcttgccaggagtccgccggaacattgccgagagatcgtcggaagttcgccggaagatcgtcggaagttcgctagaagaacaccggaagctcgccggaagaacacagatttatcttgcttagattatgtcttaggaatcgtagttagcatataattagagttgggattgggaggtaatcccatcaactctgttaacggccaactaggcccgaagctggattggtttgggctggattcaaggcccaaccagggtgctgaaaccctagccagcggtgacaccgcttggggaacaataccccaggattcctgggtggtggtaccaccgacagcaatgctgccagtggtggtaccgcccctgttcggcggtggtactgcctagtaccaGGATTcctgggcagtagtaccgcccaggaacggcagtggtaccgccagtacctaggaaacctaggatgagacctttttaggctccaagtttgaatcaatttgaagcctataaatacccctctcatccctggttaacacacacaagcatagagagtttaaaattgaagaaacgctgtagaaatctcttgagaaatccctcctctaacttaaacttagaattctgtttagagaggagtgtgtgtgcttgtaaaggttgactcctaaacctatgaaaaggagaagaggggtgtaagaaggaggttgatattcgcctattaaaggaagatcgatagtggatgctggtggcctcgacggaggaggaatcgacggagtggatgtagatcacgacgaccgaaccactataaaattggcgtgttctctagtttgcatttacttcttgccatttacatactgcaaactgaatctttacttgcctactgcattcacttcataaacgtacactttcaaagttaagtttccgaaatcggttttcatcgGAATAGATTCTATCGTATggaagtttttgaagacatgattttaccactgcactaattcaccccccccccctcttagtgccgacactTTCctgacagttggtatcagagccttgttatttctcatttggtttaacacccaaagagaaatgacttatTTCAGTTTTCAAgaaggactttctctcattcgtcctccctttttcaatgggacggactatacttattgaaaaactcgaatgagagttttcttgctttcgattgatttaaatttatggaatatggtcgaaaacagatttcaaaggttttttcttccaatgaacgattggaatgatttggagaagaagacattttctctaaatgttagagctatgaatgctatattttgtaccttagacaaaaacgaattcaatcgggtttctttatgcgaaacgacttttgatatttggcacattcttgaaaccacacacaaaggcactagtagattaaaagtttcgaagattaatcttttaatatatgatttcgaattgtttcatatgaaaccaagcgaaaccgttgttgacatgtacaccgttttacggatgtcgtcaatggtttaaaatcacttagtaaaagtttttcggattttgaacttgtaaataaaattttacgttctctttctaaagattgtgattcaaaagtaactgtcatacaagaggctaaaaacctaaagaactttccactcgaagaaataattgggtctttaatggcctatgaaatgaacaatgtggcaaaaaaggaactcgagaaccaccttccaaagaatagaaaggatttcggactaagaacaattgaagaccacttgagcataagctcaagtgatggtgaacttgaactactcatgaaatttataaagttcattaaacaaaaattaaagaacaaaaagaacgaaactacttgctatgaacgcaagaataagttgccaaaagacgaattGAACTCCTCCGAAGGcgagaagaaaatcaataaaggcgaggtggcaaactacgccttaacagcttttGACGACGGggtaaacgaaactcccttaatttatttcgaaattacatgatgcttttaatgagttatttttaatttagtttaattatttttcttgaaatttatatgtttaatgatgtaatgaaaaatacaaaaataaaataggatcatgcttatcatgatagtaattttaaaattgataatgaaaattatatgttttatgttaaaggaataaaatgttagatttaaatctaatgataatcttatgtatgtttttcaagaagaaataatgtatatcttgatgattttcgtattgatttatgattttgtttgaaaatgctttatgctcaatgaaaccatgatcgatgaatatgctttatgttttctgaatgttttgaaaataaatatttacatcatgtttgatgatttttatgcatgaggacttgaaatagtgatttgaaatcatatgttttggaattatgtattacactttttgatcttgatgattttttatctttccattttaaacgttgatgtatggttttcatacaaaacacttgagtatgcttatatgaaataaattacttaaaataaaacacataaagaagcaaatatattatcattagaattaaaatgataaatcaaatctcttgtttaaagaagccttatgtttaatatgttatacttttttggtcttgatggttttt contains the following coding sequences:
- the LOC135639378 gene encoding exocyst complex component SEC6-like; protein product: MSLLIFMIMWPLVFHQDWYEGLGTEYLIATFGDYFRDIKMYIEDRSFRRFVESCLEETIVVYVDHLLTQRNCIREETIERMRLDEEVLLDFFREHLSLRKVENRVRILSDLRELGSAECLDSFTLIYTNILEHQADCPPEVVEKLVALREGIQRKEAKEVK